Proteins encoded in a region of the Pseudomonas sp. PDNC002 genome:
- a CDS encoding VOC family protein — protein sequence MRSTLTHLALHVPDLDACIAFYERFCGMRVIHQREGKGSRIVWMAEPGKEHSFIFVIMPGGEERHLADDDYSHFGFAVDCHEEVDRIAEEAKAAGCLIWAPREEPYPVGYYCGLRDPAGNYVEFSYGQPLGPGSEAMPVPRSM from the coding sequence ATGCGATCCACCCTGACCCACCTGGCCCTGCACGTTCCCGACCTCGACGCCTGCATCGCGTTCTACGAACGCTTCTGCGGCATGCGCGTCATCCACCAGCGCGAAGGCAAGGGCTCGCGCATCGTGTGGATGGCGGAGCCAGGCAAGGAGCACAGCTTCATCTTCGTCATCATGCCGGGCGGCGAAGAACGCCATCTCGCCGACGACGACTACAGCCACTTCGGCTTTGCAGTCGATTGCCACGAGGAAGTCGATCGAATCGCCGAAGAAGCCAAGGCCGCCGGCTGCCTGATCTGGGCGCCGCGGGAGGAGCCCTATCCGGTCGGTTACTACTGTGGCCTGCGAGACCCGGCGGGAAACTACGTCGAATTCAGCTACGGCCAGCCACTGGGACCCGGGTCCGAGGCAATGCCCGTTCCGCGCTCGATGTAA
- a CDS encoding phage holin family protein, which yields MDALMESMHWLLQWLHPLPGLPLLATVVDMAASGGIFYLVALHYRGPVIRRWITWLAFLLALSSGLTCLFDVAVLAGWEGASRLAYVANTGINCMLFAALVAVQGNVGKLLKRSAWDGPSSLGPS from the coding sequence ATGGATGCTCTGATGGAGTCGATGCACTGGCTGCTCCAATGGCTGCATCCGCTGCCAGGGCTGCCATTGCTGGCGACAGTGGTCGATATGGCTGCGAGCGGCGGAATTTTCTACTTAGTTGCCTTGCACTATCGAGGTCCGGTTATTAGGCGCTGGATCACATGGCTGGCGTTTCTGCTTGCGTTGTCTTCTGGGCTTACCTGCCTTTTCGATGTTGCTGTGCTCGCAGGTTGGGAGGGCGCCAGCCGTTTGGCTTACGTCGCAAATACGGGGATCAACTGCATGCTGTTCGCTGCCCTGGTGGCGGTCCAGGGGAATGTGGGGAAGTTACTTAAAAGATCTGCTTGGGATGGTCCCTCAAGCCTCGGACCAAGTTGA
- the galU gene encoding UTP--glucose-1-phosphate uridylyltransferase GalU codes for MIKKCLFPAAGYGTRFLPATKAMPKEMLPVVNKPLIQYAVEEALEAGLGEIGIVTGRGKRSLEDHFDISYELEHQIRNTDKEKYLVGIRRLIDECTFSYTRQIEMKGLGHAILTGRPLIGDEPFAVVLADDLCLNLEGDSVLKQMVKLYNQFRCSIVAIQEVPPEETNKYGVIAGEMIRDDIYRVNNMVEKPKPEEAPSNLAIIGRYILTPDIFDLIEQTEPGKGGEIQITDALMKQAQDGCVLAYKFKGQRFDCGSAEGYIEATNFCYEHLYKTGKAW; via the coding sequence ATGATCAAGAAATGTCTGTTCCCGGCCGCCGGCTACGGTACCCGCTTCCTCCCGGCCACCAAGGCCATGCCCAAGGAAATGCTGCCGGTGGTGAACAAGCCGCTGATCCAGTACGCCGTTGAAGAGGCGCTGGAAGCCGGCCTCGGCGAAATCGGTATCGTCACCGGCCGCGGCAAGCGCTCCCTCGAAGACCACTTCGACATCAGCTATGAGCTGGAGCACCAGATTCGCAACACCGACAAGGAGAAATACCTGGTCGGTATTCGTCGCCTGATCGACGAATGCACCTTCTCCTACACCCGCCAGATCGAGATGAAAGGTCTGGGCCATGCGATCCTGACCGGTCGCCCCCTGATTGGTGATGAGCCTTTCGCCGTCGTGCTGGCGGACGACCTGTGCCTGAACCTCGAAGGCGACAGCGTTCTCAAGCAGATGGTCAAGCTGTACAACCAGTTCCGCTGCTCCATCGTGGCGATCCAGGAAGTACCGCCGGAAGAGACCAACAAGTACGGCGTGATCGCCGGCGAGATGATCCGCGACGACATCTACCGTGTGAACAACATGGTGGAGAAGCCGAAGCCGGAAGAAGCACCGTCGAACCTGGCGATCATCGGTCGCTACATCCTGACTCCGGATATCTTCGACCTGATCGAGCAGACCGAGCCGGGCAAGGGCGGGGAAATCCAGATCACCGACGCGCTGATGAAGCAGGCCCAGGACGGTTGCGTACTGGCCTATAAATTCAAAGGCCAGCGTTTCGACTGCGGTAGCGCCGAGGGTTACATCGAGGCGACCAACTTCTGCTACGAGCACCTCTACAAGACCGGCAAGGCCTGGTAA
- a CDS encoding S24 family peptidase: protein MLQAILETRDVPRAGKSLAAPLLHTYIVRACGEEMTAAGIRDSDLLLVDRMELAVPGEIVVAALNGEAMIRQLAIVDGSFALLAANEGIPVLRVEEGDELSIWGVVRRRVGSDEVERAAALHA, encoded by the coding sequence ATGCTTCAAGCCATTCTGGAAACCCGTGATGTGCCGAGGGCTGGTAAATCCCTCGCAGCGCCTCTGCTCCATACCTACATAGTCCGAGCATGTGGCGAGGAAATGACGGCGGCGGGCATACGCGACAGCGACCTGCTGCTGGTGGATCGAATGGAGTTGGCGGTACCGGGGGAGATCGTGGTGGCCGCACTCAACGGCGAAGCGATGATCCGCCAGTTGGCCATTGTCGATGGCTCTTTCGCCTTGCTTGCCGCAAATGAAGGCATTCCGGTCTTGCGGGTAGAAGAGGGGGATGAACTCTCTATCTGGGGTGTGGTGCGCCGGCGCGTGGGAAGCGACGAGGTTGAGCGGGCGGCGGCACTTCACGCCTGA
- a CDS encoding site-specific DNA-methyltransferase translates to MPRGTLNWSSGEQNPGSFQSANTDRTSENHHPTVKPTNLMAYLCRLITPPGSLVLDPFMGSGSTGKACMREGFRLIGIERDTDENGQSLGYIAIAAARISHAWEQAQHERAQGDLFGTGDEA, encoded by the coding sequence ATGCCCCGCGGAACGCTCAACTGGTCCAGCGGTGAACAGAACCCGGGCTCGTTCCAATCGGCCAACACTGACCGCACGAGCGAAAACCACCATCCCACCGTCAAACCCACCAATTTGATGGCCTACCTGTGCCGCCTGATTACACCGCCAGGCAGTCTGGTGCTGGATCCGTTCATGGGCAGCGGCAGCACCGGCAAGGCCTGCATGCGCGAAGGATTCCGCCTCATCGGCATCGAACGCGACACCGACGAAAACGGGCAGTCCCTGGGCTACATCGCCATCGCCGCAGCCCGCATCAGCCACGCATGGGAACAGGCGCAGCACGAGCGCGCCCAGGGCGATCTGTTTGGTACTGGAGACGAAGCATGA
- a CDS encoding putative holin, with amino-acid sequence MEGGPLTGPGLATLATAAAAILGVQADGFLGVVAGAFCGAVVYMLSLQADPVIAKTLYFIVAWLAGVLTAGFAADAIGLVMMGSAAAIPDGVGALLTSAIIVRLLQYLISRPLQKIFSDAQRWRKR; translated from the coding sequence ATGGAAGGCGGACCACTTACCGGTCCTGGTCTAGCGACGTTGGCTACGGCCGCAGCTGCAATTCTGGGTGTCCAGGCCGACGGTTTCTTGGGCGTAGTTGCTGGGGCGTTCTGTGGAGCTGTGGTTTACATGCTGAGTCTCCAGGCGGACCCCGTCATTGCCAAGACTCTGTATTTCATCGTCGCTTGGTTGGCTGGTGTCCTCACCGCGGGCTTCGCTGCTGATGCCATCGGATTAGTGATGATGGGTAGTGCGGCGGCTATCCCGGATGGGGTCGGTGCGTTGCTGACCAGCGCGATTATTGTGCGGCTTCTGCAGTACCTGATCAGCAGGCCACTGCAGAAGATATTCTCTGATGCGCAACGCTGGAGAAAACGCTAA
- a CDS encoding Com family DNA-binding transcriptional regulator yields MLKDCRCGKCSRLLARIGELSEVQIKCPRCRTLNHVRALSLVQTPLSDSRSINSEGKCEDL; encoded by the coding sequence ATGCTGAAGGATTGCCGCTGTGGGAAATGCAGCCGGTTGCTTGCCCGTATTGGGGAGCTGAGTGAAGTCCAGATCAAGTGTCCGCGCTGCCGGACGCTTAATCATGTGAGGGCCTTGAGCCTCGTCCAGACGCCTTTGAGCGATTCACGTTCGATTAACTCTGAAGGTAAATGCGAGGATCTATGA
- the pgsA gene encoding CDP-diacylglycerol--glycerol-3-phosphate 3-phosphatidyltransferase — protein sequence MNIPNLLTLLRVLLIPIFILLFYLPFPASHLAASSVFALAAATDWLDGYLARRLGQSTPFGAFLDPVADKLMVATALVLLVEEHANLWLTLPAAIIIGREIVVSALREWMAELGARAHVAVSSLGKWKTAAQMLALVILLANPPLMTFWVLVGYALLIIAAVLTLWSMLHYLVAAWPHLNATPKEK from the coding sequence ATGAATATCCCGAACCTGCTTACACTGCTCCGCGTTCTGCTCATTCCGATCTTCATCCTGCTGTTCTATCTCCCGTTTCCGGCGAGTCATCTGGCTGCCAGTTCCGTTTTCGCATTGGCGGCGGCTACCGACTGGCTCGATGGCTACCTCGCTCGCAGGCTTGGGCAAAGCACGCCGTTTGGCGCGTTCCTCGATCCGGTGGCGGACAAGCTGATGGTCGCTACCGCGCTGGTCCTGCTGGTCGAGGAGCATGCCAATCTGTGGCTGACGCTGCCTGCGGCGATCATCATCGGTCGCGAGATCGTGGTGTCGGCATTGCGCGAGTGGATGGCAGAGCTAGGGGCGAGGGCGCATGTTGCCGTCTCGAGCCTCGGGAAATGGAAGACTGCCGCGCAAATGTTGGCGCTGGTCATTCTTCTGGCCAATCCACCCCTGATGACTTTCTGGGTCCTGGTAGGCTACGCATTGCTGATCATTGCCGCGGTCCTCACCCTGTGGTCGATGCTGCACTATCTGGTGGCCGCCTGGCCGCACCTCAACGCGACCCCAAAAGAGAAATAA
- a CDS encoding bile acid:sodium symporter family protein, with amino-acid sequence MARPRLLPDNFTLALIATVTVASLLPCEGTTAVVFGWITNLGIALLFFLHGAKLSRQAIIAGATHWRLHLLVFACTFILFPILGMALKPVLSPLVTPDLYLGMLYLCALPATVQSSIAFTSLARGNVPAAICSASASSLMGVFLTPLLVQLLIGAHGDTGISTLDAIGKITLQLLVPFLAGQLLRPWIGAWVERNKPVLKYVDQGSILLVVYTAFSAAVIQGLWHQIPLPALAGLVVACCVLLALALIATNLLGRYLGFSLEDRITIVFCGSKKSLATGVPMASVLFASSTVGVILLPLMLFHQIQLMVCAVLAQRYAQRQDSAHNQLERAN; translated from the coding sequence ATGGCTCGCCCACGCCTGCTCCCCGACAACTTCACCCTGGCGCTGATCGCCACTGTGACCGTTGCCAGCCTGCTGCCCTGCGAAGGCACCACTGCCGTGGTCTTCGGCTGGATCACCAACCTGGGCATCGCGCTGCTGTTCTTCCTGCACGGTGCCAAGCTGTCGCGCCAGGCCATCATCGCCGGCGCCACCCACTGGCGCCTGCACCTGCTGGTGTTCGCCTGCACCTTCATCCTCTTCCCGATCCTCGGCATGGCGCTCAAGCCCGTGCTGTCACCGCTGGTCACGCCGGACCTGTACCTGGGCATGCTCTACCTGTGCGCCCTGCCCGCCACGGTCCAGTCGTCCATCGCCTTCACCTCGCTGGCGCGCGGCAACGTGCCCGCCGCGATCTGCAGCGCCTCCGCTTCCAGCCTGATGGGTGTATTCCTGACTCCCCTGCTGGTGCAGCTGCTGATCGGCGCCCATGGCGACACCGGCATCTCCACACTGGATGCGATCGGCAAGATCACCTTGCAACTGCTGGTGCCCTTCCTCGCCGGCCAACTGCTGCGCCCCTGGATCGGCGCCTGGGTCGAGCGCAACAAGCCGGTGCTGAAGTACGTCGACCAGGGCTCGATCCTGCTGGTGGTCTATACCGCCTTCAGCGCCGCAGTGATCCAGGGCCTCTGGCACCAGATTCCGCTGCCCGCCCTCGCCGGCCTGGTAGTCGCCTGCTGCGTGCTGCTGGCCCTGGCGCTCATCGCCACCAACCTACTGGGACGCTACCTGGGTTTCTCCCTGGAAGACCGCATCACCATCGTCTTCTGTGGCTCGAAGAAGAGCCTGGCCACCGGCGTGCCCATGGCGTCGGTGCTCTTCGCCAGTAGCACGGTGGGCGTGATCCTGCTGCCGCTGATGCTGTTCCACCAGATCCAGCTGATGGTCTGCGCCGTGCTCGCGCAACGTTATGCGCAGCGCCAGGACAGTGCCCACAATCAGTTGGAACGCGCCAACTGA
- a CDS encoding phage portal protein, which translates to MSRYRPDPARLAKLTRIQNSYEGAAEGRRSQGWDASDLGMNALLMPALNNLRRRSRAAIRNDPYAGGAITRRVSNLIGTGITPRPRTTDSVLREQLQELWDDWTDEADSDDRTDYGLQALVARTVEGAGECFIRFRPRRLEDGYAVPLQLQLLAPEFVPSDKNELTPSGNIIRAGIEFNPQGQRVAYYCYRTHPRDPTASIGGYNQVLRVPAEQMLHIYEPLEPGQLRGVPRLAPVLKRLRSLDNYDDAVLFRQEVANLFTGFIRRDAPDGGPPTFDPVSGKPIETTHDGVPMAGLEPGTMQELLPGENVEFSDPPDAGNNYPAFMRQQLMAAANGLEMSYELFSGDLRDVNDRGLRVVLTEFRRRLEQLQFGVYVHQLCRPVRAAWLDMAVLCGAVKLADYATRRREYLRTRWVPQGWAYIHPVQDVQSKLLEVNAGFASRSEMALRTGYDAETIDKENAEDAKRAQSLGLNYKTLTSLAPEPEEKETP; encoded by the coding sequence ATGAGCCGTTACCGCCCCGACCCCGCCAGGCTGGCCAAACTCACGCGAATCCAGAACAGCTACGAAGGTGCGGCGGAGGGGCGGCGCTCGCAAGGCTGGGACGCCTCTGACCTTGGCATGAACGCCTTGCTCATGCCAGCGCTGAACAACCTCCGCAGACGCTCTCGCGCCGCCATCCGCAACGACCCATACGCCGGCGGCGCCATCACCCGCCGCGTCAGTAATCTGATCGGCACTGGCATCACACCACGGCCGAGAACAACCGATAGCGTCCTCCGCGAACAACTGCAGGAGCTCTGGGATGACTGGACAGATGAAGCCGACTCAGATGACCGCACCGATTACGGCCTGCAGGCGCTGGTAGCGCGCACCGTAGAAGGGGCGGGAGAGTGTTTCATCCGATTCCGCCCACGGCGGCTCGAGGACGGCTACGCCGTGCCCCTGCAGCTCCAGTTGCTGGCACCCGAGTTCGTACCCAGCGACAAGAACGAACTGACCCCGAGCGGGAACATCATCCGAGCCGGTATCGAGTTCAACCCACAGGGCCAGCGAGTCGCGTATTACTGCTATCGCACACACCCGAGAGACCCAACCGCCTCAATCGGCGGCTACAACCAGGTGCTGCGGGTGCCCGCCGAACAGATGCTGCACATATACGAGCCCCTGGAGCCCGGCCAGCTGCGCGGCGTGCCGCGCCTTGCCCCGGTGCTCAAGCGGCTGCGCAGCCTGGACAACTACGACGACGCCGTGCTGTTCCGGCAGGAGGTCGCCAACCTGTTTACCGGATTCATCCGGCGCGACGCTCCCGATGGCGGCCCGCCGACTTTCGATCCGGTCAGCGGCAAACCGATAGAGACAACACACGACGGTGTCCCTATGGCCGGCCTGGAGCCCGGTACCATGCAGGAGCTTTTACCCGGTGAGAACGTCGAGTTCTCCGACCCTCCGGACGCCGGCAACAACTACCCGGCTTTCATGCGGCAGCAACTGATGGCCGCCGCAAACGGCCTGGAGATGTCCTACGAGCTGTTCTCCGGCGACCTGCGCGACGTCAACGATCGCGGCTTGCGCGTGGTGCTGACCGAGTTCCGCCGCCGCTTGGAGCAACTCCAGTTTGGCGTCTACGTCCACCAGCTGTGCCGGCCCGTCCGTGCCGCCTGGCTGGATATGGCCGTCCTCTGCGGCGCCGTGAAACTGGCCGACTACGCCACCCGCCGCCGTGAATACCTGCGCACCCGTTGGGTTCCCCAGGGCTGGGCCTACATTCACCCCGTCCAGGACGTGCAATCCAAGCTGCTGGAAGTCAACGCCGGTTTTGCCTCTCGCAGCGAAATGGCCCTGCGCACTGGGTACGACGCCGAAACCATCGACAAGGAAAACGCCGAAGACGCCAAGCGCGCCCAGTCGCTGGGCCTCAACTACAAGACCCTCACCAGCCTGGCCCCCGAGCCGGAGGAGAAGGAAACCCCATGA
- a CDS encoding Lrp/AsnC family transcriptional regulator — translation MPVSLDAHDRKILALLQEEATLSTAEIAERIGLSQSPCWRRIQRLKEEGVIRKQVTLLDRKKIGLNTQIFAQVKLNAHGRNHLTDFARAMDEFPEVLECHVLMGAVDFMLRIVTEDVEAYERFFFERLSQVPGVQEINSIVALSEIKSTTSLPLPRG, via the coding sequence ATGCCTGTTTCGCTGGACGCCCATGATCGCAAGATTCTCGCCCTGTTGCAGGAGGAGGCAACGCTCTCTACGGCCGAGATCGCCGAACGCATCGGCCTTTCCCAGTCGCCGTGCTGGCGGCGGATTCAGCGGTTGAAGGAGGAGGGAGTGATCCGCAAGCAGGTCACCCTGCTGGACCGCAAGAAGATCGGCCTCAACACCCAGATCTTTGCGCAGGTGAAGCTCAACGCCCACGGACGCAATCACCTGACGGATTTCGCCCGCGCCATGGACGAGTTTCCCGAGGTGCTGGAATGCCATGTGCTGATGGGGGCGGTGGATTTCATGCTGCGCATCGTCACCGAGGATGTTGAGGCTTACGAGCGCTTCTTCTTCGAGCGGTTGTCCCAGGTGCCTGGGGTCCAGGAGATCAACTCGATCGTGGCGCTGTCGGAGATCAAGTCCACCACCAGCCTGCCGCTGCCACGGGGATGA
- the uvrC gene encoding excinuclease ABC subunit UvrC has product MTAPFDSAAFLATCSGRPGVYRMFDAEAKLLYVGKAKDLKKRLSSYFRKTGLAPKTAALVAKIAQVETTITANETEALLLEQTLIKEWRPPYNILLRDDKSYPYVFLSTEDDFPRLTIHRGAKKRKGRYFGPYPSAGAIRESLALLQKAFFVRQCEDSYFRNRTRPCLQYQIKRCKAPCVGLVSEEEYAEDVRHSIMFLEGRSNVLAEELSSSMEQAAMRLDFEKAAELRDQVSILRRVQDQQSMEFGTGNVDVVAAIVTPGGACVHLISVRGGRVLGSKNFFPQVAIEEEVADVMLAFLGQYYLSHHERDLPTELIVNAVHEDFPILASAIEESRGRLLEISHRVRGTRARWQQLAVTNAEQALGARLANRLHMATRFDALGEALDLPEPPQRLECFDISHSSGEATVASCVVFGPEGALKSDYRRFNIEGITAGDDYAAMHQALTRRFSRLKEGEGKMPDILLVDGGKGQLAMAQEVLQELAVVGLTLLGVAKGVTRKPGLETLYLNDAEHEFTLPADSPALHLIQQIRDEAHRFAITGHRARRGKARRTSTLEDVAGVGPKRRRDLLKHFGGLQELGRASIDEIAKAPGISKKLAEQIYAALHSE; this is encoded by the coding sequence ATGACCGCTCCGTTCGATTCGGCGGCGTTCCTGGCCACCTGCAGTGGACGGCCGGGCGTCTACCGCATGTTCGATGCCGAGGCCAAGTTGCTGTATGTCGGCAAGGCCAAGGACCTCAAGAAACGTCTATCCAGCTACTTCCGCAAGACCGGCCTGGCGCCGAAGACCGCCGCCCTGGTGGCGAAGATCGCCCAGGTCGAGACCACCATCACTGCCAACGAAACCGAAGCGCTGCTGCTCGAGCAGACGCTGATCAAGGAATGGCGGCCGCCGTACAACATCCTGCTGCGCGACGACAAGTCGTATCCGTACGTCTTCCTGTCCACCGAGGATGACTTCCCGCGCCTGACGATCCATCGCGGTGCGAAGAAGCGGAAGGGGCGGTACTTCGGCCCCTATCCCAGCGCTGGCGCGATTCGTGAAAGCCTGGCCTTGCTGCAGAAGGCATTCTTCGTGCGCCAGTGCGAGGACAGCTATTTCCGCAACCGCACACGTCCGTGCCTGCAATACCAGATCAAGCGCTGCAAGGCGCCTTGCGTGGGGTTGGTGAGTGAGGAGGAATATGCCGAAGACGTGCGTCACTCCATCATGTTCCTCGAAGGCCGCAGTAACGTCCTGGCGGAGGAGCTTTCCTCCAGCATGGAGCAGGCGGCGATGCGCCTGGACTTCGAAAAAGCCGCGGAGCTGCGCGATCAGGTTTCTATCCTGCGCCGTGTCCAGGATCAGCAGAGCATGGAGTTCGGCACCGGCAATGTCGATGTGGTGGCGGCTATCGTCACGCCGGGTGGCGCGTGCGTGCATCTGATCAGTGTTCGAGGCGGGCGCGTGCTGGGGAGCAAGAACTTCTTCCCGCAGGTGGCCATCGAGGAGGAGGTGGCGGATGTCATGCTCGCGTTCCTTGGCCAGTACTACCTCAGTCATCACGAGCGCGATCTACCTACCGAACTGATCGTCAATGCCGTGCACGAGGATTTTCCGATATTGGCATCGGCCATCGAAGAGTCCCGTGGCCGGCTGCTGGAAATCAGCCATCGCGTGCGCGGCACCCGTGCTCGCTGGCAGCAGTTGGCCGTGACCAACGCCGAACAGGCGCTGGGGGCGCGGCTGGCCAACCGGCTGCACATGGCCACTCGCTTCGACGCGCTGGGCGAGGCGCTGGACCTGCCCGAGCCGCCACAGCGGCTGGAGTGTTTCGACATCAGTCATTCCAGCGGTGAAGCGACTGTCGCGTCCTGCGTCGTCTTCGGGCCGGAAGGCGCCCTGAAGTCGGACTATCGCCGATTCAATATCGAAGGCATCACTGCCGGCGACGATTACGCCGCCATGCACCAGGCCCTGACGCGCCGCTTCAGCCGACTCAAGGAGGGCGAAGGCAAGATGCCGGACATCCTGCTGGTGGACGGTGGCAAGGGGCAGCTGGCGATGGCCCAGGAGGTGCTTCAGGAGCTGGCTGTAGTGGGATTGACGTTGCTTGGTGTGGCCAAGGGCGTTACCCGCAAGCCGGGCCTGGAGACGTTGTATCTCAATGACGCCGAACATGAATTCACGCTGCCCGCCGATTCCCCGGCGCTGCACCTCATCCAGCAAATCCGCGATGAGGCTCACCGCTTCGCCATTACTGGCCACCGCGCACGACGCGGAAAGGCGCGTAGAACCTCGACCCTCGAAGATGTGGCAGGTGTCGGTCCCAAGCGCCGGCGCGACCTGCTCAAGCATTTCGGTGGGTTGCAGGAACTCGGTAGAGCCAGTATCGATGAAATTGCCAAGGCCCCCGGTATCAGTAAAAAGCTGGCAGAGCAGATTTATGCTGCACTGCACAGCGAGTAG
- the gorA gene encoding glutathione-disulfide reductase has protein sequence MSFDFDLFVIGAGSGGVRAARFAAGYGAKVAVAESRYLGGTCVNVGCVPKKLLVYGAHYHEDFEQAAGFGWTLGEASFDWSTLIANKNREIHRLNGIYRNLLVSSGVTLLEGHAKLQDAHTVEVDGQRFSARHILIATGGWPQVPDIPGKEHAITSNEAFFLPSLPRRVLVVGGGYIAVEFAGIFHGLGAQTSLLYRRDLFLRGFDRSVREHLRDELTKKGLDLQFNSDIARIDKQADGTLAATLKDGRVLEADCVFYATGRRPQLDNLGLENVSVELDDRGYIKVDEAYRSSQPSIHAIGDVIGKVQLTPVALAEGMALARHLFRPEEYRPVDYKLIPTAVFSLPNIGTVGLTEDEARTAGHKVKIFESRFRPMKLTLTECQEKTLMKLVVDADSDKVLGCHMVGPEAGEILQGIAIALKAGATKRVFDETIGIHPTAAEEFVTLRTPVGA, from the coding sequence ATGTCTTTCGATTTTGACCTGTTCGTCATCGGTGCGGGTTCCGGCGGCGTGCGTGCCGCGCGCTTCGCAGCTGGCTATGGCGCGAAGGTGGCGGTGGCGGAAAGCCGTTACCTGGGCGGCACCTGCGTCAACGTCGGCTGCGTCCCGAAGAAGCTGCTGGTGTATGGCGCGCATTACCACGAGGACTTCGAGCAGGCCGCCGGATTCGGCTGGACGCTGGGCGAGGCGAGCTTCGATTGGTCGACCCTGATCGCCAACAAGAACCGCGAAATCCATCGGCTGAACGGCATCTACCGCAATCTGCTGGTGAGCAGCGGCGTCACCCTCCTGGAGGGGCATGCCAAGTTGCAGGACGCCCACACCGTCGAGGTCGATGGCCAGCGTTTCAGCGCCAGGCATATCCTGATCGCCACCGGCGGCTGGCCGCAGGTTCCGGACATTCCCGGCAAGGAGCATGCGATTACCTCCAATGAAGCCTTCTTCCTCCCATCGCTGCCGCGGCGCGTGCTGGTGGTCGGTGGTGGTTACATCGCGGTCGAGTTCGCCGGCATCTTCCATGGCCTGGGGGCGCAGACCTCGCTGTTGTATCGCCGCGATCTGTTCCTGCGCGGCTTCGACCGCAGCGTGCGCGAGCACCTGCGCGACGAGTTGACCAAGAAGGGGCTGGACCTGCAGTTCAACAGCGACATCGCGCGTATCGACAAGCAGGCCGATGGCACGCTGGCCGCCACATTGAAGGATGGCCGCGTACTGGAGGCGGATTGCGTGTTCTACGCCACCGGCCGCCGTCCTCAACTGGATAACCTGGGGCTGGAAAACGTCTCGGTCGAACTGGATGACCGAGGCTATATCAAGGTCGATGAGGCCTATCGCAGCAGTCAGCCATCGATCCACGCCATTGGCGACGTGATCGGCAAGGTGCAGTTGACCCCGGTGGCACTGGCGGAAGGCATGGCGCTTGCGCGGCACCTCTTCCGCCCGGAGGAGTACCGTCCGGTGGATTACAAGCTGATTCCGACAGCCGTGTTCAGCTTGCCAAACATTGGCACGGTCGGGCTGACGGAAGACGAGGCGCGTACCGCCGGCCACAAGGTAAAGATTTTCGAAAGCCGTTTCCGCCCCATGAAGCTGACCCTAACCGAGTGCCAGGAAAAGACCTTGATGAAGCTGGTCGTCGATGCCGACAGCGACAAGGTGCTGGGATGCCACATGGTCGGCCCGGAGGCGGGCGAGATTCTCCAGGGTATCGCCATTGCCTTGAAGGCAGGTGCCACCAAGCGTGTCTTTGACGAGACCATCGGCATCCACCCGACGGCGGCCGAGGAGTTCGTTACGCTACGTACGCCTGTGGGCGCCTGA
- a CDS encoding DUF3509 domain-containing protein yields MLIERLPAAQYLCQQFADFEVGFSARPDGNLIMTLSKDAGERIACRVVRLEEQRNQELLTSLVSRIRRDLATEYGPLQEQDADHFKEEVPLQNFYETAAPLRQRRIVKAGAKLRAMANAGA; encoded by the coding sequence ATGCTGATCGAACGTCTGCCTGCCGCCCAGTATCTCTGCCAACAGTTCGCCGATTTCGAAGTGGGCTTCTCCGCCCGCCCGGACGGAAACCTGATCATGACGCTGAGCAAGGATGCTGGTGAGCGTATCGCCTGCCGCGTGGTGCGCCTAGAAGAGCAACGCAATCAGGAGCTGCTAACCAGCCTCGTGAGCCGCATCCGTCGCGACCTCGCCACCGAATATGGCCCCCTGCAGGAACAGGATGCCGATCACTTCAAGGAGGAGGTACCGCTGCAGAACTTCTACGAAACCGCTGCCCCGCTGCGTCAGCGCCGCATCGTGAAAGCAGGCGCCAAGCTGCGTGCCATGGCCAACGCGGGTGCATGA